CGCCTGGCCGGGGCGGCCTTGGACGTGCGCGCCCAGGAGCCGCCTGGCCAGGGCGACCCGCTGCGCGGCCTCCCCAACGTCCTGCTCACTCCTCACGTCGCGGGCG
This sequence is a window from Deinococcota bacterium. Protein-coding genes within it:
- a CDS encoding hydroxyacid dehydrogenase, coding for RLAGAALDVRAQEPPGQGDPLRGLPNVLLTPHVAGVTEEANRRASLRVAEDVLRVLRGEPPVSPLAL